Proteins encoded within one genomic window of Rhododendron vialii isolate Sample 1 chromosome 1a, ASM3025357v1:
- the LOC131326276 gene encoding uncharacterized protein LOC131326276, producing the protein MRLLGFALLLIMVSSCLATNRKVLTEIHGRKNRANRHLAEKEKDTFDGPGSSVNNHHNIPREDFNNFNGGTSTPYGGDNAGDDGGKF; encoded by the coding sequence ATGAGGCTTCTAGGGTTTGCACTGCTCCTGATCATGGTAAGCTCTTGCTTAGCTACAAACAGGAAGGTTCTGACCGAAATACACGGTCGCAAGAACCGAGCCAACCGACATCTTGCGGAGAAGGAGAAGGACACATTTGATGGCCCTGGAAGCAGTGTGAACAACCACCATAACATCCCGAGGGAAGACTTCAATAACTTCAATGGTGGTACTAGCACCCCTTATGGTGGCGACAACGCCGGTGATGATGGTGGCAAGTTTTAA